DNA from Arthrobacter sp. SLBN-112:
GGCACCTGGCCCAGGCGCTGGGCGTGCCCACGGTCGGTATCTTCTGGGCCGGCAACGTCATTAACGCGGGGGCGCTGGGCAGGAGCCTGCACCGCGTGCACGCTTCCTGGGTTACGGCGTGCCCCACCTGCGGCATTGACGTGACCCAGGTGGGCTGGACCGCACCCCGGTGCGTCCATGACGACTCTGTAGTGGCTGGGATCGGCGTGCAGGAGGTCTACGAGGATGTCCGCAGCCTCGCCGCCACGAAATTCGCAAAGCAGGACGTATGAGCGGCCCGACGACGGCGGGACCAGCCAGCGATCGGCTTCCCGCTGACGGTAAACCGGAGCTCCTGGTCCTGCGTGCCTTGAAGCTGGGAGACCTGTTGGTGGCCGTACCTGCGCTGAAAGGCATCCGGCGGGCGTTTCCCGAACACCGGCTGCGCTACGCAGCGCAGGGGTGGCTGTCGGAAGCCCTGGGGCTGGTGGGCGGATACGAACTGTTCCCCACGCACGGCCTGGACGAGCCATTGGCGATGGAACCAGGACTGGTGGATGTGGCCGTGAACCTGCACGGCAGCGGCCCGGAGAGCCAGGGGCGGATTGAGGCACTGAAGGCCAGGCAGACCGTTGGCCACCGCAGCGCCCACCGGGATGGCCCGCCGTGGCGGCCTGAACTGCACGAGCGCGAACGCTGGGTGAGGCTCCTGGAGTGGCATGGCATCGAAGCTGACCCGCTGGACGTAGGGCTGAACACTCCCCACGTCCCCAGCCCCGTCCCCGGCGCAACAGTCCTTCACGTCGGGGCCGCTTACGGCAGCAGGCTCTGGCCAGCGGAACGCTTTGCGGCGGTGGCAGCGGCCCTCTCGGAAGCCGGGCATCAGGTGGTGTTCACCGGCGGGACCTCGGAAAGGGACCGCGCAGAGGAAGTATGCCGGCTCGCAGGACTCCCGGGCACCACCATGCTGGCCGGTATGCTGGGCCTCGGAGAGTTCGCGGCCACGATCGCCGCCGCACGCCTGGTGGTCTCTGCCGACACCGGCGCCGCACACCTGGCATCCGCCTACGGGACTCCTTCCGTGGTGCTTTTTGGGCCGGCACCGCCGGAAATCTGGGGGCCGCCCCCGGGGCCCCACGTTGTCCTGACGTGCGCGGAACTGCGTCTCGGGGACACGTTCGCGGCCCGGCCGGATCCTGCCCTGCTTGCCGTCCAGGTTTCCGACGTCATGGCTGCCGTGAGGGGGTTGGGACTGCTGTAGACCGTGCGGGATTGTCCCTAATTGAGTGCGTCTGCAGGGGTTGGCTTTGGGCCCGAGGGCCTAAAATTGGATGCATGAGCACTGAGCTGGTAATTGCTTTGGTGTTGGGGTCGGCGTTCCTATGGGTCACCATAACGCTGACCATCCTGTCCGCCATTGACCGGCCCGAAAGGAAAGCGCGCCGGCAGGAACGGCGCGAACTCCGCATGGCGAACCGGCGGATTGCGTACCGCCCGGTTGCCGCGGGTTCCCATCCCCAAGCAGGGACCCGGCATCCGCGCCGCCGCAGCCTGCACCTGCATTGACGACGGCGGGGCCCGCCCGGGTGCAGTGGCGTGGAGCACCCGGGGCGGGAAAGCACGCCCAGCCAGGCGCCCGCCGTCGTACGCCTTGCGCTGAAGGCCACCCAGCCGGTCAGGTGGCCCGGGCTGTCCTTTTCAGGGTGCCGGTGCCACGTCGATAAGTACCTTTCCGACTGTTCCCTGCTCCACTGCTTCGTGGGCTGCAGCCGTCTCTGTGAGGGCGAACCGCGTCAGGGGCAGGCCATGTTCTTCGCCTACCCCAAGCGCACCTGCGGCGAGGGCCTCGGCAACGCCGGCTACAGCATTCTGTTTCTGCTCGTCCGTGACGGTGTAGGTGAGGATGAATTGATAGCGGACATTCCTGGTCATGCTTTCGCGGATTGGGACCGTGAGCGATTCGCCGGGGTTGGCGGCGTAAATTGAGATGGTCCCGCCAGGCTTGAGTACGTGCAGGTTGGCGTCGATGTTGGCCGGTGCGTTGACGTCCACGATGATGTCCACTCCGTCGGGGGCTGCCTCATGGACGGCGTGGACGACGTCGGCCTGCCGATAGTTGATAACCGTGGCGGCGCCGGCGCGGAGGGCGAGTTCCGCTTTCCGGTCTCCGCTGACGGTTGTGATGACGGCAGCACCGGCCCACCGTGCCAGCTGGATGGCTGCGTGGCCGACGGCGCCTGCACCGCCGGTGACCAGCACGGTCCGGCCTGCCAGGGCGCCGGGGGAAAGCCTGGCCGGTCCATCCTCGCTCGACGTCAGCGCCCGGTGCGCTGTCAGTGCGGGAATCCCGAGCGAGGCGCCGGTCTCAAAGGATTCGGCGTCGGGAAGCGGCACCGCTTTGTGGGCGGGCACCACGACATATTCCTGTGCGGTTCCTTCATTGCTGCCCCAGGCCACATCCCATAGCCAGACGCGGTCGCCCACGCCGAATCCTGTCACTCCCGGACCCAGCTGGTCGATGACACCGGCTCCGTCCTGGTTGGGAACCTTGGCGGCGTCCAGTCTGCTGCTGCCGCTTCCGGCCCGTGACTTCCAGTCGGTGGGGTTCACTCCCGACACCACCAGCCGGACCCGGACCTCGCCCGGACCTGGATCCGTCACAGGCTTGTCCCGGAGCTGCAGCACCGATGAGGGACCGGTTTCCTCGTACACAACTGCCTTCACGTCTTCTCCCACGTCCGGATGCATTTGCTTTACCGCTCAAACCTACCGAACCCCTGCCGCCCAGGGAGGCAGGAAGGGCCAGGGGAAATGCCCAGGCTGGAAGCGGGCACGCGTCGGGCGGGTATTCCCTAGAAGCGGGGCGTGCCGCGGAGGCGGCGGGGCCGGCCGTCAGGGTCCACGAGGAACCGGTAAATGGGATCGGCCCACAGGCGCTGGAGGGGCGTGACGGGTTCGGTGACATGGCGGCGGACCTGCCCTGCCGGGCGGGGCGCATGGCGGCCGCCACGGTGCCACTGGTCCAGGGCATCTGCCGTGCTCTTCCACAGCTGCAGTGCTGCCCCGTTTATGTGGAGCCGTGGATCGTCTTTCTCAAGGCCCAGGTGTTCCGCCCAGAGCTCGAGCCTCAGTTCCTTGGCGAGCGGCGGGTGTGGCGGGCTGCCGGATTCTTCCGGCGGCATGCCGTCGGCGGAGGTGTCCATTACGGCGCAGGTGAGCTCGCTGTCGGTGGTCCAGGACCGCCGGTTGAAATTGTCTGAACCACAGGTGAACCAGGTGTCGTCAATGATGCAGATTTTGGCGTGGACGTAGATCGGAGTCCCCTGGCTGTTTTCGAGGTCGAATATGCCTACCCTGTCGGGTGCGGCCCGGCGGAGCATGCTGATGGCCCGCAGTTGCCCAAGGCGCTTGGGCGGTCCACTCAGTGGGCCGTCGGTGTCCGGGTACCTGGGCACAACAATGATCACGTTCAGCCCGGGGTTGCGTTCCAGGGCAGTTGCGATTCCCGCTGCCACCTCTGTGGACCACAGATATTGATCTTCGACGTAGATGACCGAACGGGCCTGGGCGAACGCCTTCGTGTAAGCGCGCGCTATGCTCCGCTCTCCATGTGGTGCGAAGGGGAATGGCGGGTGCTTCACGCCGTAGGTCCGCAACAGTTGCACGGCATGCGGACCTGCCGGCGGTGGGGGAGGAGCGGACTCGGGGAGCGGTTTGGGATGCCTGGGCATACGGGCCAGGCGCTGCAGCAGCATCCGGTACGGGGTCCGCCGGTCCAAAGGGTGCGGATCGTTCCACCGCTCGGCGAACACCGCCAACACATCTGCAACCACCGGGCCGCGCAGTTCAAGGGCGGCATCGTGCCACGGGGGCCTCTGCCCGTAACGGGAATCCATCTTCACCGCCTGGGCGTCTCCCGCATGGCCGGCGTCGTCGCGACGGCTGTGCGAAAGGTCCAGCCCACCCACAAACGCCACATCGCGGGAGGGGTCGGTACGACGGCGGATGACCACCAGTTTCTGGTGATGGGAGCCGAAGAGACGCACTCGCTGATCCAACAGCGCCTCGCCGCCTGAGTCGTTGATCTTCCGGCTGAGAAGTTCATTGGAGCGGCCGCTGATAGGGGCGGACACCCGTTCACCATGGGATCTCCAGACGAGGCCCCGTACTTCCACGCCAGAGCGCGCCAGCCCTGCGAGCAACCCGCCAATGGTCGTGCCGCCCGCCTCCAGCTGCTCGTCGGCATCGCCGCGCCAGTCCGTGAACCACACCCGGTCTCCCGCCTGCAGTACCGACAGTTCCTCATGAAGCCTGGAAAAGTAGGCTGCGCCATGTACCAGGGGACGCACCAGATTGCCTTCTGACCAGGAGCCGGATTCCGTACCGGCAGCCTGGACATCCGATGCAGCATTTCCCCGCTCAGCCCGATTCAGAAACCACTTGCCAACCGTGCTGTCCACTTGGCGCTCCTTCCGGGGCCCGGGAAACAGGCCGCTGCGATTTCCAAACTAGCCTACGGCCGGGCATGAACCTGCCGCTTCTGGTGGACGGCACCGAAAAGGTTCAAGGCAGCAACGCCCAACCGCTGCGTCGGGAATAGGCTTATGCAGGATCGTCCCAAGCGAGGGCACCTTGGCCGCGGTCCGGCTCCCGCAATGTGCGTCCGGTGGGATTGGGCCACCGACCGTAGCGACCCCATAGCTCCCATCCGCA
Protein-coding regions in this window:
- a CDS encoding NADPH:quinone reductase, whose product is MKAVVYEETGPSSVLQLRDKPVTDPGPGEVRVRLVVSGVNPTDWKSRAGSGSSRLDAAKVPNQDGAGVIDQLGPGVTGFGVGDRVWLWDVAWGSNEGTAQEYVVVPAHKAVPLPDAESFETGASLGIPALTAHRALTSSEDGPARLSPGALAGRTVLVTGGAGAVGHAAIQLARWAGAAVITTVSGDRKAELALRAGAATVINYRQADVVHAVHEAAPDGVDIIVDVNAPANIDANLHVLKPGGTISIYAANPGESLTVPIRESMTRNVRYQFILTYTVTDEQKQNAVAGVAEALAAGALGVGEEHGLPLTRFALTETAAAHEAVEQGTVGKVLIDVAPAP
- a CDS encoding glycosyltransferase family 9 protein; this encodes MSGPTTAGPASDRLPADGKPELLVLRALKLGDLLVAVPALKGIRRAFPEHRLRYAAQGWLSEALGLVGGYELFPTHGLDEPLAMEPGLVDVAVNLHGSGPESQGRIEALKARQTVGHRSAHRDGPPWRPELHERERWVRLLEWHGIEADPLDVGLNTPHVPSPVPGATVLHVGAAYGSRLWPAERFAAVAAALSEAGHQVVFTGGTSERDRAEEVCRLAGLPGTTMLAGMLGLGEFAATIAAARLVVSADTGAAHLASAYGTPSVVLFGPAPPEIWGPPPGPHVVLTCAELRLGDTFAARPDPALLAVQVSDVMAAVRGLGLL
- a CDS encoding phospholipase D family protein; the protein is MRPLVHGAAYFSRLHEELSVLQAGDRVWFTDWRGDADEQLEAGGTTIGGLLAGLARSGVEVRGLVWRSHGERVSAPISGRSNELLSRKINDSGGEALLDQRVRLFGSHHQKLVVIRRRTDPSRDVAFVGGLDLSHSRRDDAGHAGDAQAVKMDSRYGQRPPWHDAALELRGPVVADVLAVFAERWNDPHPLDRRTPYRMLLQRLARMPRHPKPLPESAPPPPPAGPHAVQLLRTYGVKHPPFPFAPHGERSIARAYTKAFAQARSVIYVEDQYLWSTEVAAGIATALERNPGLNVIIVVPRYPDTDGPLSGPPKRLGQLRAISMLRRAAPDRVGIFDLENSQGTPIYVHAKICIIDDTWFTCGSDNFNRRSWTTDSELTCAVMDTSADGMPPEESGSPPHPPLAKELRLELWAEHLGLEKDDPRLHINGAALQLWKSTADALDQWHRGGRHAPRPAGQVRRHVTEPVTPLQRLWADPIYRFLVDPDGRPRRLRGTPRF